The Nocardioides luti genome contains a region encoding:
- a CDS encoding magnesium chelatase subunit D family protein, whose product MPLQFPFSAVVGSDDMALALVLTTISPGVGGVLVRGEKGTAKSTIVRALAAVLPPIDVIAGDRFSTDPRDPTPLSPDGPFAADAPTETRPVRLVELPVGATEDRVLGSLHLERALSEGKAEYEPGLLARAHRGILYVDEVNLLQDHLVDLLLDAAAMGRSNVERDGVSVEHAARFVLVGTMNPEEGELRPQLLDRFGLTVEVAAPRDPASRAEVVRRRMSYDTDPESFTRQYAESERALTDRIQAAQKLVAEVELRDDVLLKIAEVCAAFEVDGMRADIVTARTAVAHAAWHGRTSVTTADVRAAARLALPHRRRRNPFDAPGLDEELLDQVLGDDDPAPEPPEPQGGSEGEGTEGEGPADGRLDTDQDGSGDREPTSGTQSPSDSSSSPSDGGESAPPSTAGEAPADAAAAGDAPGRPDTTVDARTPYRPKLFTVQGTGEGEAGRRSRAMTESGRRIGSRHSTGGAGSIHVAETVRAAAPHQLARGRTSGSLLFRPDDLRVATREGQESNLVLFCVDASGSMAARRRMEQVKTAILSLLLDAYRRRDQVGLVTFRGDRAELVLPPTRSVDIAATRLEALPAGGRTPLAEGLLEAARVLRVERVRDPRRRPLLVVVTDGRATWGPDAVARARTAAAHLAGTGVTSLVVDSETGSFRLGLARDLAGVLRAEHVPVDEVSATGLTTLVHDRVHPRTTADTSTEGAA is encoded by the coding sequence ATGCCACTGCAGTTTCCCTTCAGCGCCGTCGTGGGATCCGACGACATGGCCCTGGCCCTGGTCCTCACCACGATCTCGCCCGGCGTCGGCGGAGTCCTGGTGCGCGGCGAGAAGGGCACCGCGAAGTCCACGATCGTGCGTGCACTGGCCGCCGTCCTGCCACCGATCGACGTGATCGCAGGCGACCGGTTCTCCACCGACCCACGCGACCCCACGCCGCTCTCACCGGACGGGCCGTTCGCGGCGGACGCCCCGACGGAGACGCGGCCGGTGCGGCTCGTCGAGCTGCCGGTCGGCGCCACCGAGGACCGCGTCCTCGGCTCCCTGCACCTCGAGCGCGCGCTGTCGGAGGGCAAGGCGGAGTACGAGCCTGGCCTCCTGGCCCGCGCCCACCGCGGGATCCTCTACGTCGACGAGGTCAACCTCCTCCAGGACCACCTCGTCGACCTGCTGCTCGACGCCGCCGCCATGGGCCGGTCGAACGTCGAGCGCGACGGTGTCTCGGTCGAGCACGCCGCCCGGTTCGTCCTCGTCGGCACGATGAACCCCGAGGAGGGCGAGCTCCGTCCGCAACTGCTCGACCGGTTCGGCCTCACCGTCGAGGTCGCCGCGCCGCGCGACCCGGCCTCCCGCGCCGAGGTCGTTCGCCGCCGGATGTCCTACGACACCGATCCGGAGTCCTTCACCCGCCAGTACGCCGAGTCGGAGCGCGCGCTCACCGACCGGATCCAGGCGGCCCAGAAGCTCGTCGCGGAGGTCGAGCTCCGCGACGACGTACTTCTCAAGATCGCCGAGGTCTGCGCCGCCTTCGAGGTCGACGGCATGCGCGCCGACATCGTCACGGCCCGGACCGCCGTCGCCCACGCCGCCTGGCACGGCCGCACCTCGGTCACCACCGCCGACGTCCGCGCCGCCGCCCGCCTCGCACTCCCCCACCGTCGCCGCCGCAACCCCTTCGACGCCCCCGGGCTCGACGAGGAGCTGCTCGACCAGGTGCTCGGCGACGACGACCCCGCGCCGGAGCCCCCCGAGCCGCAGGGCGGATCCGAGGGGGAAGGGACCGAGGGGGAAGGGCCCGCGGACGGCCGTCTGGACACCGACCAGGACGGTTCCGGGGATCGTGAACCCACGAGCGGGACGCAATCACCGTCGGACTCCTCCTCGAGCCCCTCCGATGGCGGCGAGAGCGCGCCGCCGTCGACGGCCGGCGAGGCCCCAGCAGACGCAGCCGCCGCTGGCGATGCTCCCGGCCGGCCGGACACCACCGTCGACGCGCGGACCCCCTATCGGCCCAAGCTCTTCACGGTCCAGGGCACCGGCGAGGGCGAGGCCGGTCGGCGCAGCCGCGCGATGACCGAGTCCGGACGTCGGATCGGGTCCCGACACAGCACGGGCGGGGCAGGCTCGATCCACGTCGCCGAGACCGTGCGCGCGGCCGCGCCCCACCAGCTCGCCCGCGGCCGAACGTCGGGCAGCCTGCTCTTCCGCCCTGACGACCTGCGCGTGGCGACCCGCGAGGGACAGGAGTCCAACCTGGTGCTCTTCTGCGTCGATGCCTCCGGGTCGATGGCCGCGCGTCGCCGCATGGAGCAGGTCAAGACCGCGATCCTCTCGCTGCTGCTGGACGCCTACCGGCGCCGCGACCAGGTCGGGCTCGTGACGTTCCGGGGCGACCGCGCCGAGCTGGTGCTGCCGCCCACCCGCTCCGTCGACATCGCCGCGACCCGACTCGAAGCACTCCCTGCGGGAGGGCGTACGCCGCTGGCCGAGGGCCTGCTCGAGGCCGCCCGTGTGCTGCGCGTCGAACGCGTCCGCGACCCGCGTCGACGCCCGCTGCTCGTCGTCGTCACCGACGGTCGCGCGACCTGGGGACCCGACGCCGTCGCACGGGCGCGGACAGCAGCAGCTCACCTCGCGGGGACCGGGGTGACGTCACTGGTCGTCGACTCCGAGACCGGCTCGTTCCGGCTCGGGCTCGCCCGGGACCTGGCCGGGGTACTACGCGCCGAGCACGTCCCGGTCGACGAGGTCAGCGCGACCGGGCTCACCACGCTCGTCCACGACCGCGTGCATCCTCGCACGACCGCCGACACCAGTACCGAAGGAGCAGCCTGA
- the cbiE gene encoding precorrin-6y C5,15-methyltransferase (decarboxylating) subunit CbiE, translated as MTSNGRPRITVVGLGADGWVGVPDRLRTMVEGAAVVLGGRRHLALLPDVSEQAREAWPSPLRDGLPGLMAKYADLDVVALASGDPLVSGIGSTLAELLGADAVHVEPAVSSVALARARMCWAAEDHDVVSLVGRDPRLLLRALAPGRRVLVLSADETTPAVVARLLVEHGYPASRISVLGDLGGDETRVEGVADGWEGEVSRLNVIALEVVGQGLASWSPGLPDSAYEHDGQLTKRDLRASALSRLAPAPGQLLWDVGAGAGSVGIEWMRAHPSCRAIGVESDSDRAARIARNAGALGVPDLEVVHGRAPDALTGLPAPDAVFVGGGATRARVVDTCLAALGPGGRLVVHGVTLETEQLLVRLHSEHGGELTRIAVEHAEPIGTFTGWTPARAVIQWAYVKEQS; from the coding sequence ATGACCTCCAACGGCCGTCCGCGGATCACCGTCGTCGGCCTCGGCGCCGACGGGTGGGTCGGGGTTCCGGATCGCCTGCGCACGATGGTGGAAGGCGCCGCGGTGGTGCTCGGCGGACGTCGTCACCTCGCCCTGCTGCCGGACGTCTCCGAGCAGGCGCGGGAAGCCTGGCCGAGCCCGCTGCGCGACGGTCTTCCCGGCCTGATGGCGAAGTACGCCGACCTGGACGTCGTCGCGCTCGCCTCCGGTGACCCTCTGGTGAGCGGCATCGGCTCGACGCTGGCCGAGCTGCTCGGCGCCGATGCGGTGCACGTCGAGCCGGCCGTCTCCTCGGTGGCGCTGGCCCGCGCCCGGATGTGCTGGGCCGCTGAGGACCACGACGTCGTCAGCCTGGTCGGACGCGACCCGCGGCTGCTGCTGCGCGCGCTCGCCCCAGGCCGACGCGTGCTCGTGCTCTCCGCCGACGAAACCACCCCCGCTGTGGTCGCGCGTCTGCTGGTCGAGCACGGGTACCCCGCAAGCCGGATCAGCGTGCTCGGCGACCTGGGCGGGGACGAGACGCGCGTCGAGGGCGTGGCCGATGGCTGGGAGGGCGAGGTCTCCCGCCTGAACGTGATCGCCCTCGAGGTGGTCGGTCAGGGTCTTGCCTCGTGGTCGCCCGGTCTGCCCGACTCGGCGTACGAGCACGACGGCCAGCTCACCAAGCGCGACCTCCGCGCGTCGGCACTCTCCCGCCTCGCGCCCGCCCCGGGCCAGCTGCTCTGGGACGTCGGCGCAGGCGCCGGGTCGGTCGGCATCGAGTGGATGCGGGCGCACCCGTCGTGCCGCGCGATCGGCGTGGAGTCCGACAGCGACCGGGCCGCGCGGATCGCCCGCAACGCCGGCGCGCTGGGCGTCCCCGATCTCGAGGTCGTGCACGGCCGTGCCCCCGACGCCCTGACCGGGCTGCCCGCGCCCGACGCGGTCTTCGTCGGCGGCGGTGCCACCCGCGCCCGTGTCGTCGACACGTGCCTCGCTGCCCTAGGACCAGGCGGCCGGCTTGTGGTGCACGGCGTCACCCTGGAGACCGAGCAGCTGCTGGTGCGGCTGCACTCCGAGCACGGCGGCGAGCTGACCCGCATCGCGGTCGAGCACGCCGAACCGATCGGCACCTTCACCGGCTGGACGCCGGCCCGGGCCGTGATCCAGTGGGCCTACGTCAAGGAGCAGTCGTGA
- a CDS encoding precorrin-2 C(20)-methyltransferase, which produces MTTPTGHFYGVGLGPGDPELITVKAARLVASADVVAYHAGVGKQSNARRIAADLIPADAIEEELRYPVTTGSTAHPGGYAGAIAEFYEESAARLATHLEAGRTVVLLAEGDPLFYGSFMYMHDRLADRFPTEIVPGVPAFAAATAAVASPLVRQTDVLTILPGTLPEPELARRLADTDGAIIMKLGRTFPAVRSALEQAGRLEHALYVERASMPAERWLPVSEVDPSSVPYFSLIVVTGDSRHAEPTGRRATVPATVAGSTAGELLVVGLGPGPDAWITPEVTEALASVDHVVGYAPYVNRVPQRAGLTRHASGNTVELDRSRLALDLARAGEKVAVVSGGDAGVFGMAAAVLEAAEDPAYADVAVRVLPGMSAVQAVAARAGAPIGGDFAVMSLSDRLKPWSVIERRLRAVAAADLVLAIYNPASRSRTSQVVEAQKVLLEHLPTDTVVVVGRDVGRGEESLEVTTLSGLDAASIDMKCLLIIGSSGTRRSASGAVWTSRSTPTAPEPFAQPSDERSRAGS; this is translated from the coding sequence ATGACCACGCCAACTGGACACTTCTACGGCGTCGGGCTCGGCCCCGGCGACCCCGAGCTGATCACCGTCAAGGCCGCGCGGCTGGTCGCCTCCGCCGACGTCGTCGCCTACCACGCGGGCGTCGGCAAGCAGTCCAACGCGCGCCGCATCGCCGCCGACCTGATCCCGGCAGACGCGATCGAGGAGGAGCTGCGCTACCCAGTCACGACGGGCAGCACGGCCCACCCGGGGGGCTACGCCGGGGCGATCGCGGAGTTCTACGAGGAGTCGGCCGCCCGGCTCGCCACCCACCTCGAGGCCGGACGGACCGTCGTGCTGCTCGCCGAGGGGGATCCGCTGTTCTACGGGTCGTTCATGTACATGCATGACCGGCTCGCCGACCGCTTCCCTACCGAGATCGTGCCCGGGGTGCCCGCGTTCGCGGCCGCCACCGCCGCCGTCGCCTCACCCCTGGTCCGGCAGACCGATGTGCTCACGATTCTGCCGGGCACGCTGCCCGAGCCGGAGCTCGCGCGCCGCCTGGCCGACACCGACGGTGCGATCATCATGAAGCTCGGTCGCACGTTCCCGGCTGTGCGCTCGGCGCTGGAGCAGGCAGGCCGGCTCGAGCACGCGCTCTACGTCGAGCGGGCCTCGATGCCGGCAGAGCGCTGGCTGCCGGTGTCGGAGGTGGATCCTTCCTCGGTGCCTTACTTCTCGTTGATCGTGGTCACCGGTGACAGCCGCCATGCGGAGCCGACCGGTCGACGCGCAACGGTGCCGGCGACGGTCGCCGGCTCGACCGCCGGCGAGCTCCTCGTCGTCGGGCTCGGCCCGGGGCCGGACGCATGGATCACCCCGGAGGTAACCGAGGCGCTCGCGTCGGTGGACCACGTCGTGGGCTACGCGCCCTACGTCAACCGCGTCCCCCAGCGCGCAGGGCTGACCCGGCATGCCTCCGGCAACACCGTCGAGCTCGACCGCTCCCGGCTCGCTCTGGACCTGGCCCGTGCAGGGGAGAAGGTCGCGGTTGTCTCCGGCGGCGACGCCGGGGTCTTCGGGATGGCGGCGGCGGTGCTCGAGGCTGCCGAGGATCCGGCGTACGCCGACGTGGCCGTGCGCGTCCTGCCCGGGATGAGCGCCGTGCAGGCCGTCGCGGCGAGGGCTGGCGCCCCGATCGGCGGTGACTTCGCGGTGATGAGCCTCTCGGACCGACTCAAGCCGTGGTCGGTGATCGAGCGGCGGCTGCGCGCGGTGGCCGCGGCCGATCTGGTGCTGGCGATCTACAACCCCGCCTCGCGCTCGCGGACCAGCCAGGTCGTGGAGGCGCAGAAGGTGCTCCTCGAGCACCTGCCCACCGACACCGTGGTCGTGGTCGGCCGCGACGTCGGCCGGGGCGAGGAGTCGCTCGAGGTCACCACGTTGTCCGGTCTCGACGCCGCCTCGATCGACATGAAGTGCCTGCTGATCATCGGCTCGTCCGGCACCCGGCGGTCGGCGTCCGGGGCGGTGTGGACCTCGCGCTCGACCCCCACCGCCCCGGAGCCCTTCGCTCAGCCCAGCGACGAGCGATCACGTGCCGGGTCGTAG
- a CDS encoding precorrin-8X methylmutase, with protein sequence MTGSIEGPARPARHYAYVDQGSAIYAESFATIRAEARLDALPPEAESVAVRMVHGTGQVDLVDDLVVHPRLVPAARTALEAGAPILTDAHMVASGVTRARLPRDNDVVCLLRDARVPDLARRWGTTRSAAAVSLWVPLLEGAVVAIGNAPTALFHLLELLVEGAPRPAAVIGCPVGFIGAAESKQALESFADDHGIDVPFLTVRGRRGGSAMTASALNALAQEQE encoded by the coding sequence ATGACTGGCTCGATCGAGGGACCGGCCCGACCGGCCCGCCATTACGCCTACGTCGACCAGGGGTCCGCGATCTACGCCGAATCGTTCGCCACGATCCGTGCCGAGGCGCGGCTGGACGCGCTGCCCCCGGAGGCTGAGTCGGTGGCGGTGCGGATGGTGCACGGCACCGGGCAGGTCGACCTGGTCGACGATCTCGTCGTGCACCCGCGTCTGGTGCCTGCGGCGCGGACCGCGCTGGAGGCGGGGGCGCCGATCCTCACCGACGCCCACATGGTCGCCTCGGGGGTCACCCGCGCTCGACTCCCCCGCGACAACGACGTGGTCTGTCTGCTTCGCGACGCGCGCGTGCCCGACCTCGCGCGCCGGTGGGGCACCACGCGATCGGCCGCCGCGGTCTCGCTGTGGGTGCCGCTCCTCGAGGGAGCGGTCGTGGCAATCGGCAACGCTCCCACGGCGTTGTTCCACCTGCTGGAGCTGCTCGTCGAAGGGGCTCCTCGGCCCGCTGCGGTGATCGGCTGCCCGGTCGGCTTCATAGGCGCTGCGGAATCCAAGCAGGCGTTGGAGTCCTTCGCGGACGACCACGGTATCGACGTCCCCTTCCTCACCGTGCGGGGCCGCCGCGGCGGCTCGGCCATGACCGCCTCGGCGCTCAACGCGCTGGCCCAGGAGCAGGAATGA
- a CDS encoding CbtA family protein, with product MTARALLVRGLIAGLLAGVATFLVAHQVGEPPVETAISLEESSAHHSGATAGAHSHDSEEAVVSRETQRTWGLLTGTLTVGTALGGLVALGSALVAGRVGRLRPTAATAVVALTGFTTVAFVPFLKYPANPPGVGTAETIGARTEQYFGFLLVSLVTGILALVLAGQVWPRFGTWGAVVMGVAAYVVVTSVAATLMPGPDAVGSFPADTLWAFRRGSLLTLVTLWAGIGVVLSGLVGRLEKHETAKSQRRALAASL from the coding sequence ATGACCGCACGGGCCCTGCTCGTCCGTGGTCTGATCGCCGGTCTGCTCGCCGGCGTCGCCACGTTCCTCGTCGCCCACCAGGTCGGCGAACCGCCGGTGGAGACCGCCATCTCGCTGGAGGAGTCCTCCGCCCACCACTCCGGGGCCACCGCTGGAGCCCACTCGCACGACTCCGAGGAGGCCGTCGTGTCCCGCGAGACCCAGAGGACGTGGGGGTTGCTGACCGGGACCCTCACCGTGGGCACCGCGCTTGGCGGCCTCGTGGCCCTGGGATCCGCGCTCGTCGCCGGCAGGGTCGGGCGCCTGCGCCCGACCGCGGCCACCGCCGTCGTGGCCCTCACGGGCTTCACGACAGTGGCCTTCGTGCCCTTCCTGAAGTACCCCGCCAACCCACCGGGCGTAGGCACGGCCGAGACGATCGGCGCCCGGACCGAGCAGTACTTCGGGTTCCTGCTCGTCTCGCTGGTCACGGGGATCCTCGCCCTGGTGCTGGCCGGACAGGTGTGGCCCCGGTTCGGCACGTGGGGTGCGGTCGTCATGGGCGTCGCCGCGTACGTCGTCGTCACGTCAGTCGCGGCCACGCTGATGCCGGGGCCCGACGCGGTGGGCTCCTTCCCGGCCGACACCCTCTGGGCCTTCCGCCGCGGGTCGCTGCTCACCCTCGTCACGTTGTGGGCGGGCATCGGCGTCGTGCTGTCCGGGCTCGTCGGCCGCCTCGAGAAGCACGAGACAGCGAAGTCGCAGCGCCGCGCCCTCGCCGCTTCCCTGTGA
- a CDS encoding cobyrinate a,c-diamide synthase, whose protein sequence is MTSLPRFVVAAPATGQGKTTVATGLMAALTRAGRVVSGHKVGPDYIDPGFHALASGRPGRNLDPHLVGEDRIVPLLLHGAAGADVAVVEGVMGLYDGRVGGEGFSSTAHVAALTGSPVVLVVDISRSSRSIGAVVHGMATFDPRVEVAGVILNKAGSPRHAQEVASSIGLPVLGTIGRDDAFAAPSRHLGLVPAAEREEATHTLDRLADHVAQTVDLDAVLRIARTAADLSADPWDPVAEVHPPSDARPIVAMAGGRAFTFRYTETEELLRAAGCDVVSFDPLTDKALPAGTSGLYLGGGFPEVHAVALAANTALREDLRVAVADGIPTVAECAGLLYLCSTVDEAPMVGALVAEARMTARLTLRYPTATAATDSLLTRASEQVSGHEFHRTHTRPEAGDTPAWTIDGERVGFATPTLHASYLHTHWAGHPHLAQRFADAVHAATPHIQTASSTSVVGQARSAPLADPLRHHGDAEAEEGLLDLAVNVYGGPRPSWLDGALRASLDEIGRYPTSVRAEQAIAARHGRDATEVLATAGAAEAFTLLARLRAWRAPVVVHPQFTEPHAALELAGHHVVEVRCRAEDGFTLRGEDIPERADLVVLGNPTNPTGVLHPAATIRGLLRPGRVVVVDEAFMDTVPGEPESLAGGAHLGLVVLRSLTKHWAIPGIRAGYLLADPEVVADLRRHQVPWSVSTTAAAAMVACSSDVASEESRRRAAQLVAWRCGLEEALRARGIPFVESSASFVLAEVGAGVHVALRRLGVAVRRADTFPGLGPSWVRIAVRPEPQTRQLLDALDALAPQRS, encoded by the coding sequence GTGACCAGCCTTCCCCGGTTCGTCGTCGCAGCTCCGGCGACCGGCCAGGGAAAGACCACCGTCGCGACCGGTCTGATGGCCGCGCTGACCCGCGCGGGCCGTGTGGTCAGCGGCCACAAGGTTGGGCCGGACTACATCGATCCGGGATTTCACGCCCTGGCGAGCGGCCGCCCCGGCCGCAATCTCGATCCCCACCTGGTCGGCGAGGACAGGATCGTCCCGCTGCTGCTGCACGGCGCCGCGGGCGCCGACGTCGCCGTCGTCGAGGGCGTGATGGGCCTGTACGACGGCCGGGTGGGTGGTGAGGGCTTCTCCTCGACAGCGCACGTCGCCGCCCTCACCGGGTCGCCCGTCGTGCTGGTCGTCGACATCTCCCGATCCTCCCGTTCGATCGGGGCGGTGGTACACGGCATGGCGACCTTTGACCCGCGCGTCGAGGTCGCTGGTGTGATTCTCAACAAAGCCGGTTCGCCGCGCCACGCGCAGGAGGTTGCCAGCTCGATCGGACTGCCCGTCCTGGGCACGATCGGTCGCGACGACGCGTTCGCCGCGCCCTCGCGCCATCTCGGCCTCGTTCCCGCGGCAGAGCGCGAAGAGGCCACGCACACCCTCGACCGGCTGGCGGACCACGTTGCCCAGACGGTCGACTTGGATGCCGTGCTCCGGATCGCGCGCACCGCTGCCGACCTGTCCGCCGATCCGTGGGACCCGGTCGCCGAGGTGCACCCTCCTAGCGATGCTCGCCCCATCGTCGCGATGGCCGGCGGTCGCGCGTTCACCTTCCGCTACACCGAGACCGAGGAGCTGCTCCGCGCAGCCGGATGCGACGTCGTCAGCTTCGACCCGCTCACCGACAAGGCGCTGCCCGCCGGCACCAGCGGCCTCTACCTCGGCGGCGGATTCCCCGAGGTCCACGCCGTCGCGCTGGCCGCCAACACCGCGCTGCGCGAGGACCTGCGCGTCGCCGTCGCCGACGGCATCCCGACGGTCGCCGAGTGTGCCGGCTTGCTCTACCTCTGCAGCACCGTCGACGAGGCGCCGATGGTCGGTGCCCTGGTGGCCGAGGCACGGATGACCGCGCGGCTGACCCTGCGTTACCCCACCGCCACGGCAGCCACCGACTCACTCCTGACCCGGGCCTCCGAGCAGGTGAGCGGCCATGAGTTCCATCGCACCCACACCCGCCCCGAGGCCGGAGACACCCCTGCCTGGACGATCGACGGCGAGAGGGTCGGCTTCGCCACGCCGACCCTGCATGCGTCGTACCTGCACACCCACTGGGCCGGTCACCCCCACCTCGCCCAGCGCTTCGCCGACGCCGTCCACGCCGCCACCCCGCACATCCAGACGGCCTCCAGCACCAGCGTGGTGGGGCAGGCCCGCTCGGCACCGCTCGCGGACCCCCTGCGCCACCACGGCGACGCGGAGGCCGAGGAGGGGTTGCTCGACCTCGCCGTCAACGTCTATGGCGGGCCACGGCCGTCCTGGCTCGACGGCGCCCTGCGAGCCAGTCTCGACGAGATCGGGCGTTACCCGACCTCCGTGCGGGCCGAGCAGGCGATCGCCGCCCGCCATGGCCGCGACGCCACCGAGGTGCTGGCGACCGCCGGCGCCGCCGAGGCGTTCACGCTGCTCGCGCGGCTGCGCGCCTGGCGGGCGCCGGTGGTGGTGCACCCGCAGTTCACCGAGCCGCATGCAGCGCTCGAGCTGGCCGGCCACCACGTCGTCGAGGTTCGCTGCCGGGCGGAGGACGGGTTCACGCTGCGGGGCGAGGACATTCCCGAGCGGGCCGACCTCGTCGTGCTCGGCAACCCGACCAATCCAACCGGTGTGCTCCACCCTGCTGCGACGATACGTGGGCTGCTGCGGCCCGGACGGGTGGTCGTCGTCGACGAGGCATTCATGGACACCGTCCCCGGCGAGCCCGAGTCGCTGGCCGGTGGGGCGCACCTCGGTCTCGTCGTGCTGCGCAGCCTGACCAAGCACTGGGCGATCCCCGGGATCCGCGCCGGCTACCTGCTCGCCGACCCCGAGGTCGTGGCCGACCTGCGCCGTCACCAGGTCCCTTGGTCGGTCTCGACGACCGCGGCCGCCGCGATGGTGGCGTGCTCCTCTGACGTCGCCTCGGAGGAGTCGCGACGCCGTGCCGCCCAGCTTGTCGCCTGGAGGTGCGGGCTCGAGGAGGCCCTGCGTGCGCGAGGCATCCCGTTCGTGGAGTCGTCCGCCTCGTTCGTCCTCGCTGAGGTCGGCGCGGGTGTCCACGTGGCTTTGCGACGGCTCGGGGTCGCCGTACGCCGGGCCGACACGTTCCCCGGGCTCGGCCCCTCGTGGGTGCGGATCGCCGTACGACCCGAGCCGCAGACCCGGCAGCTCCTCGACGCGCTGGACGCCCTTGCGCCGCAGCGCAGCTGA
- the cobO gene encoding cob(I)yrinic acid a,c-diamide adenosyltransferase produces the protein MPQGQPLTVPDDGLSTRERREQPLLMVHTGDGKGKSTAAFGLAIRAWNQGWDIGVFQFVKSAKWRIGEQTVLERLGTLHQESGEGGPVEWHKMGAGWSWSRKAGDETDHAAEAAEGWAEVKRRIAAQTHDLLILDEFTYPMEWGWVDVEDVVDTLSQRPGRQFVVVTGRRAHPRLVEVSDLVTEMTKVKHQMDRGQKGQRGIEW, from the coding sequence ATGCCCCAGGGCCAGCCACTCACCGTCCCGGACGACGGTCTCAGCACCCGCGAGCGCCGCGAGCAACCGCTGCTGATGGTGCACACCGGTGACGGCAAGGGGAAGTCGACTGCCGCCTTCGGGCTCGCGATCCGCGCCTGGAACCAGGGCTGGGACATCGGGGTCTTCCAGTTCGTGAAGTCCGCCAAGTGGCGCATCGGCGAGCAGACGGTGCTCGAGCGACTCGGCACACTGCACCAGGAGTCGGGCGAGGGCGGCCCCGTGGAGTGGCACAAGATGGGTGCCGGGTGGTCGTGGTCCCGGAAGGCTGGCGACGAGACCGACCACGCCGCCGAGGCAGCCGAGGGGTGGGCCGAGGTCAAGCGCCGGATCGCCGCGCAGACCCATGACCTGCTGATCCTCGACGAGTTCACCTACCCGATGGAGTGGGGGTGGGTCGACGTCGAAGACGTCGTCGACACCCTGAGCCAGCGGCCCGGGCGACAGTTCGTCGTGGTTACCGGCCGGCGTGCGCACCCCCGGCTCGTCGAGGTCTCCGACCTGGTCACCGAGATGACGAAGGTCAAGCACCAGATGGACCGCGGTCAGAAGGGCCAGCGAGGCATCGAGTGGTGA
- the cobM gene encoding precorrin-4 C(11)-methyltransferase has protein sequence MTIHFVGAGPGAADLITLRAAAMLSAADVVLYPGTYLDAEVLGHCRAEARLVDTQALDLNQIISELVDSHATGRDVVRLVSGDPSLYSALAEQTRRLEAAGVPWDVTPGVPAYAAAAALVGRELTVPLVAQSVVLTRAQARSTAMPESEALAGFAATRATLALHLAITRTRETMAELVGDYGPDCPVIVVHRASQPDEQVLRGTVADIADQVEDAGLRQAAVILVGRALDPSGGGESFLYDPARDRSSLG, from the coding sequence GTGACCATCCACTTCGTCGGCGCCGGCCCCGGTGCCGCCGACCTGATCACCCTCCGCGCGGCCGCCATGCTGAGTGCCGCCGACGTGGTGCTCTATCCGGGCACCTACCTCGACGCCGAGGTGCTCGGCCATTGCCGCGCCGAGGCGCGGCTGGTCGACACCCAAGCGCTCGACCTTAACCAGATCATCAGCGAGCTGGTCGACTCCCACGCGACCGGGCGCGACGTCGTCCGCCTCGTCTCGGGTGACCCCTCGCTCTACTCCGCCCTCGCCGAGCAGACTCGGCGACTCGAGGCCGCCGGCGTGCCGTGGGACGTCACGCCCGGCGTCCCGGCGTACGCCGCCGCGGCTGCCCTCGTCGGTCGCGAGCTGACCGTCCCGCTGGTGGCCCAGTCCGTCGTCCTGACCCGCGCCCAGGCCCGCTCCACCGCGATGCCCGAGAGCGAGGCGTTGGCCGGCTTCGCCGCCACGCGTGCCACTCTTGCGCTGCACCTCGCGATCACCCGGACGCGCGAGACGATGGCCGAGCTCGTGGGCGACTACGGCCCCGACTGCCCGGTGATCGTTGTCCACCGCGCCAGCCAGCCCGACGAGCAGGTGCTGCGTGGCACCGTCGCCGACATCGCCGACCAGGTGGAGGACGCGGGCCTCCGGCAGGCCGCGGTGATCCTGGTCGGGCGGGCGCTGGACCCGAGCGGTGGCGGGGAGTCGTTCCTCTACGACCCGGCACGTGATCGCTCGTCGCTGGGCTGA
- a CDS encoding CbtB domain-containing protein has translation MSHAISAAPTTDVAVPAIPVAELAPWALFVGLFATLVLFFVSADQGAVSLTSGTLLHEFVHDGRHLLAFPCH, from the coding sequence ATGTCTCACGCCATTTCCGCCGCCCCCACCACCGACGTCGCCGTCCCGGCGATCCCCGTCGCCGAGCTGGCGCCGTGGGCGCTGTTTGTCGGACTTTTCGCCACGCTCGTACTGTTCTTCGTCAGCGCCGACCAGGGGGCCGTCTCGCTCACCTCGGGCACGCTCCTCCACGAGTTCGTGCACGACGGTCGCCACCTGCTCGCCTTCCCCTGCCACTGA